From the Primulina tabacum isolate GXHZ01 chromosome 15, ASM2559414v2, whole genome shotgun sequence genome, one window contains:
- the LOC142526409 gene encoding uncharacterized protein LOC142526409 isoform X3, protein MYLSFIIIMDFSLLCLCTVASFFQPPTEKVHQIIARTAMFASKHGGQSEIILRVKQGDNPTFGFLMPDHHLHSYFRFLVEHPELLHSEHNEKSQGETKDVHGEHHNTNGVGGALSLLGSAYGSGEEEDSDCNANTEYELSQDNSNSVNSLVSHGSKKVESNADVAKDVLISRNTTPSIKEKVFSVKKNSSISASKSGNLEGPKKNGKSGSFSATAEKTGSSSLGIPSKIEPIILEPPPELKGLIDKIVEFVTRNGRQFEATLIEQDTKHGRFPFLLPSNQYNSYYLKVLQSAQESKTSGRSSSGKDGLVGRGDRKTFVHKKNEFSSLDSDVGDIPLESDIKEKFKMVIGKPKKDVQESRSKGTEQECGVAIDAAAAAAILQAAIKGVNKSNLRISNAPLNAQSDINHSEGNWSTSPISLYSSQTENADRNGSHQVSTLAPKTTLRTCLEASRDQEAQLTEEQKVKAERLKRAKMFVAMLKTGAVPLKNQASRESSADPLEFGASKSANEINLTGKDGGGISAPTDVKRTATVENLERIYFGEEHSERLARRRYRARSGGCDNTDEEEDGDYGEKKRHNKGCSRSKYRSRSRRHEDGNAEEIDGKHSRRRCRSHSSYDENNDGARNEEDGDHACSKPKHHSRHSQNEDDGHVVTYKKVKDHKQSRKKHHSHHSSRKRRCSSKKRSDEENESDSDGRDHQHSQKKHRSQHSSGHGRDKHRHRNGHSSGDKKSRHYLKHDSSSDDEDHNHTSLDKNEKEINDERDELEEGEVCFKVSEGSSGIASGHVSRETSVGALISHERATSQPPGTTSEVPDDLRAKIRAMLMATRL, encoded by the exons ATGTATTTGTCATTTATCATTATAATGGACTTTTCTCTTTTGTGCCTTTGCACTGTTGCCTCTTTTTTTCAGCCTCCAACAGAGAAGGTGCATCAGATAATAGCAAGAACTGCAATGTTTGCCAGCAAACATGGTGGCCAGTCAGAGATTATCCTGCGGGTGAAGCAGGGAGATAATCCGACATTTGGTTTCTTGATGCCTGACCATCATCTTCATTCTTACTTCAGATTTCTTGTCGAACACCCAGAGCTTTTGCATTCTGAACATAATGAAAAATCTCAAGGCGAGACGAAAGATGTTCATGGAGAACACCATAATACGAATGGTGTTGGGGGAGCTTTGTCCTTACTTGGTTCTGCATATGGGTCTGGGGAAGAAGAGGATAGTGACTGTAATGCAAATACTGAATATGAGCTGTCCCAGGATAATAGCAATTCTGTCAATAGTCTTGTTTCTCATGGTTCAAAGAAGGTGGAATCCAATGCAGACGTAGCAAAGGATGTGTTGATATCTAGAAATACAACTCCTTCCATTAAAGAGAAGGTTTTCTCAGTGAAGAAAAATTCATCGATCTCTGCATCCAAATCTGGAAATTTAGAAGGCCCAAAGAAGAATGGCAAATCTGGTTCATTTTCTGCTACAGCAGAGAAGACCGGGAGCTCTTCTTTGGGAATTCCTTCTAAGATTGAACCAATAATTTTAGAGCCTCCACCTGAATTGAAGGGCCTGATTGATAAGATTGTTGAATTTGTTACTAGAAATGGGAGACAATTTGAGGCAACTCTTATTGAGCAAGACACAAAGCACGGGAGATTCCCTTTTCTTCTTCCATCTAACCAGTACAATTCTTACTATTTAAAAGTGCTTCAAAGTGCTCAAGAG TCAAAGACAAGTGGTAGGAGTTCTTCTGGTAAGGATGGCCTAGTAGGTCGTGGAGACAGAAAAACCTTTGTACACAAGAAAAATGAATTCTCATCACTGGATTCTGATGTTGGTGACATTCCTCTGGAATCTGACATCAAAGAGAAGTTCAAAATGGTAATAGGCAAACCGAAGAAGGATGTGCAGGAGTCACGATCCAAGGGAACAGAACAAGAATGTGGTGTCGCTATTGATGCTGCAGCTGCAGCTGCTATTCTTCAGGCAGCGATTAAAGGTGTCAATAAGTCAAATTTGAGGATTTCTAACGCTCCCCTGAATGCTCAGAGTGATATCAATCACAGTGAGGGTAATTGGTCTACAAGTCCAATCAGTCTTTATTCCTCCCAAACTGAAAATGCTGATCGGAATGGAAGTCATCAAGTATCTACCCTTGCCCCCAAGACAACTTTGAGAACCTGTCTTGAAGCTTCACGTGACCAAGAGGCACAGTTGACTGAGGAGCAGaaggtgaaagctgagaggcTGAAGAGGGCTAAAATGTTTGTGGCCATGTTGAAAACTGGAGCAGTTCCATTGAAAAATCAAGCATCACGCGAATCATCAGCAGATCCTCTGGAGTTCGGAGCCTCTAAGTCTGCCAATGAGATCAACCTTACTGGCAAAGACGGAGGAGGTATCTCTGCTCCAACAGATGTTAAAAGGACTGCCACAGTTGAAAATCTTGAGAGAATATATTTTGGCGAGGAGCATAGCGAGAGACTGGCAAGAAGAAGGTATAGAGCCAGATCTGGAGGGTGTGACAATACCgatgaagaagaagatggtGATTATGGAGAAAAAAAGAGGCATAACAAGGGTTGCTCAAGATCAAAGTATAGGTCAAGATCTAGAAGACATGAGGATGGAAATGCTGAGGAAATTGATGGGAAGCACTCCAGGAGAAGGTGTCGGTCTCATTCCTCCTATGATGAAAACAATGATGGAGCAAGAAATGAAGAGGACGGGGACCATGCGTGCTCTAAACCGAAGCATCACTCTCGCCATTCACAGAATGAGGATGATGGGCATGTAGTCACATATAAAAAGGTAAAGGATCATAAACAGTCCAGGAAGAAGCATCACTCTCATCATTCCTCCAGAAAGCGACGATGTTCATCCAAGAAACGCTCAGATGAAGAAAATGAAAGTGATAGTGATGGAAGAGACCACCAACACTCTCAGAAAAAGCACCGTTCTCAGCACTCTTCAGGTCATGGTAGGGATAAGCATAGGCATCGAAATGGACATTCTTCTGGAGACAAAAAATCTCGGCACTACCTCAAGCATGATAGTTCTTCAGATGACGAGGATCATAATCATACTAGCTTGgataaaaatgaaaaagaaataAACGATGAAAGAGACGAGTTGGAAGAGGGTGAGGTCTGCTTTAAAGTATCAGAGGGATCTAGTGGAATTGCAAGTGGTCATGTCAGTCGAGAAACTTCTGTCGGTGCACTGATTTCCCATGAAAGGGCCACATCTCAACCCCCTGGAACCACTTCTGAGGTTCCAGATGATTTAAGGGCCAAAATTCGCGCAATGTTGATGGCAACTAGGTTGTGA
- the LOC142526409 gene encoding uncharacterized protein LOC142526409 isoform X2, with the protein MVPYFFALCFQISRKALTDFLLPVTKVEECEKSSNCGGYYAVGYSYGENDYSAGPKKADTEMDFSGFIPPFAVPPNLLQSLPPTEKVHQIIARTAMFASKHGGQSEIILRVKQGDNPTFGFLMPDHHLHSYFRFLVEHPELLHSEHNEKSQGETKDVHGEHHNTNGVGGALSLLGSAYGSGEEEDSDCNANTEYELSQDNSNSVNSLVSHGSKKVESNADVAKDVLISRNTTPSIKEKVFSVKKNSSISASKSGNLEGPKKNGKSGSFSATAEKTGSSSLGIPSKIEPIILEPPPELKGLIDKIVEFVTRNGRQFEATLIEQDTKHGRFPFLLPSNQYNSYYLKVLQSAQESKTSGRSSSGKDGLVGRGDRKTFVHKKNEFSSLDSDVGDIPLESDIKEKFKMVIGKPKKDVQESRSKGTEQECGVAIDAAAAAAILQAAIKGVNKSNLRISNAPLNAQSDINHSEGNWSTSPISLYSSQTENADRNGSHQVSTLAPKTTLRTCLEASRDQEAQLTEEQKVKAERLKRAKMFVAMLKTGAVPLKNQASRESSADPLEFGASKSANEINLTGKDGGGISAPTDVKRTATVENLERIYFGEEHSERLARRRYRARSGGCDNTDEEEDGDYGEKKRHNKGCSRSKYRSRSRRHEDGNAEEIDGKHSRRRCRSHSSYDENNDGARNEEDGDHACSKPKHHSRHSQNEDDGHVVTYKKVKDHKQSRKKHHSHHSSRKRRCSSKKRSDEENESDSDGRDHQHSQKKHRSQHSSGHGRDKHRHRNGHSSGDKKSRHYLKHDSSSDDEDHNHTSLDKNEKEINDERDELEEGEVCFKVSEGSSGIASGHVSRETSVGALISHERATSQPPGTTSEVPDDLRAKIRAMLMATRL; encoded by the exons ATGGTACCATACTTCTTTGCTTTATGCTTCCAAATATCCAGGAAAGCTCTAACTGACTTTCTGCTTCCAGTTACAA AGGTAGAGGAGTGTGAAAAGTCATCAAATTGCGGAGGCTATTATGCTGTTGGCTACTCTTATGGGGAGAATGATTATTCTGCTGGTCCAAAGAAAGCTGATACTGAGATGGATTTCTCTGGATTTATCCCCCCATTTGCCGTTCCACCGAACCTTCTCCAATCCTTG CCTCCAACAGAGAAGGTGCATCAGATAATAGCAAGAACTGCAATGTTTGCCAGCAAACATGGTGGCCAGTCAGAGATTATCCTGCGGGTGAAGCAGGGAGATAATCCGACATTTGGTTTCTTGATGCCTGACCATCATCTTCATTCTTACTTCAGATTTCTTGTCGAACACCCAGAGCTTTTGCATTCTGAACATAATGAAAAATCTCAAGGCGAGACGAAAGATGTTCATGGAGAACACCATAATACGAATGGTGTTGGGGGAGCTTTGTCCTTACTTGGTTCTGCATATGGGTCTGGGGAAGAAGAGGATAGTGACTGTAATGCAAATACTGAATATGAGCTGTCCCAGGATAATAGCAATTCTGTCAATAGTCTTGTTTCTCATGGTTCAAAGAAGGTGGAATCCAATGCAGACGTAGCAAAGGATGTGTTGATATCTAGAAATACAACTCCTTCCATTAAAGAGAAGGTTTTCTCAGTGAAGAAAAATTCATCGATCTCTGCATCCAAATCTGGAAATTTAGAAGGCCCAAAGAAGAATGGCAAATCTGGTTCATTTTCTGCTACAGCAGAGAAGACCGGGAGCTCTTCTTTGGGAATTCCTTCTAAGATTGAACCAATAATTTTAGAGCCTCCACCTGAATTGAAGGGCCTGATTGATAAGATTGTTGAATTTGTTACTAGAAATGGGAGACAATTTGAGGCAACTCTTATTGAGCAAGACACAAAGCACGGGAGATTCCCTTTTCTTCTTCCATCTAACCAGTACAATTCTTACTATTTAAAAGTGCTTCAAAGTGCTCAAGAG TCAAAGACAAGTGGTAGGAGTTCTTCTGGTAAGGATGGCCTAGTAGGTCGTGGAGACAGAAAAACCTTTGTACACAAGAAAAATGAATTCTCATCACTGGATTCTGATGTTGGTGACATTCCTCTGGAATCTGACATCAAAGAGAAGTTCAAAATGGTAATAGGCAAACCGAAGAAGGATGTGCAGGAGTCACGATCCAAGGGAACAGAACAAGAATGTGGTGTCGCTATTGATGCTGCAGCTGCAGCTGCTATTCTTCAGGCAGCGATTAAAGGTGTCAATAAGTCAAATTTGAGGATTTCTAACGCTCCCCTGAATGCTCAGAGTGATATCAATCACAGTGAGGGTAATTGGTCTACAAGTCCAATCAGTCTTTATTCCTCCCAAACTGAAAATGCTGATCGGAATGGAAGTCATCAAGTATCTACCCTTGCCCCCAAGACAACTTTGAGAACCTGTCTTGAAGCTTCACGTGACCAAGAGGCACAGTTGACTGAGGAGCAGaaggtgaaagctgagaggcTGAAGAGGGCTAAAATGTTTGTGGCCATGTTGAAAACTGGAGCAGTTCCATTGAAAAATCAAGCATCACGCGAATCATCAGCAGATCCTCTGGAGTTCGGAGCCTCTAAGTCTGCCAATGAGATCAACCTTACTGGCAAAGACGGAGGAGGTATCTCTGCTCCAACAGATGTTAAAAGGACTGCCACAGTTGAAAATCTTGAGAGAATATATTTTGGCGAGGAGCATAGCGAGAGACTGGCAAGAAGAAGGTATAGAGCCAGATCTGGAGGGTGTGACAATACCgatgaagaagaagatggtGATTATGGAGAAAAAAAGAGGCATAACAAGGGTTGCTCAAGATCAAAGTATAGGTCAAGATCTAGAAGACATGAGGATGGAAATGCTGAGGAAATTGATGGGAAGCACTCCAGGAGAAGGTGTCGGTCTCATTCCTCCTATGATGAAAACAATGATGGAGCAAGAAATGAAGAGGACGGGGACCATGCGTGCTCTAAACCGAAGCATCACTCTCGCCATTCACAGAATGAGGATGATGGGCATGTAGTCACATATAAAAAGGTAAAGGATCATAAACAGTCCAGGAAGAAGCATCACTCTCATCATTCCTCCAGAAAGCGACGATGTTCATCCAAGAAACGCTCAGATGAAGAAAATGAAAGTGATAGTGATGGAAGAGACCACCAACACTCTCAGAAAAAGCACCGTTCTCAGCACTCTTCAGGTCATGGTAGGGATAAGCATAGGCATCGAAATGGACATTCTTCTGGAGACAAAAAATCTCGGCACTACCTCAAGCATGATAGTTCTTCAGATGACGAGGATCATAATCATACTAGCTTGgataaaaatgaaaaagaaataAACGATGAAAGAGACGAGTTGGAAGAGGGTGAGGTCTGCTTTAAAGTATCAGAGGGATCTAGTGGAATTGCAAGTGGTCATGTCAGTCGAGAAACTTCTGTCGGTGCACTGATTTCCCATGAAAGGGCCACATCTCAACCCCCTGGAACCACTTCTGAGGTTCCAGATGATTTAAGGGCCAAAATTCGCGCAATGTTGATGGCAACTAGGTTGTGA
- the LOC142526409 gene encoding uncharacterized protein LOC142526409 isoform X5: MFASKHGGQSEIILRVKQGDNPTFGFLMPDHHLHSYFRFLVEHPELLHSEHNEKSQGETKDVHGEHHNTNGVGGALSLLGSAYGSGEEEDSDCNANTEYELSQDNSNSVNSLVSHGSKKVESNADVAKDVLISRNTTPSIKEKVFSVKKNSSISASKSGNLEGPKKNGKSGSFSATAEKTGSSSLGIPSKIEPIILEPPPELKGLIDKIVEFVTRNGRQFEATLIEQDTKHGRFPFLLPSNQYNSYYLKVLQSAQESKTSGRSSSGKDGLVGRGDRKTFVHKKNEFSSLDSDVGDIPLESDIKEKFKMVIGKPKKDVQESRSKGTEQECGVAIDAAAAAAILQAAIKGVNKSNLRISNAPLNAQSDINHSEGNWSTSPISLYSSQTENADRNGSHQVSTLAPKTTLRTCLEASRDQEAQLTEEQKVKAERLKRAKMFVAMLKTGAVPLKNQASRESSADPLEFGASKSANEINLTGKDGGGISAPTDVKRTATVENLERIYFGEEHSERLARRRYRARSGGCDNTDEEEDGDYGEKKRHNKGCSRSKYRSRSRRHEDGNAEEIDGKHSRRRCRSHSSYDENNDGARNEEDGDHACSKPKHHSRHSQNEDDGHVVTYKKVKDHKQSRKKHHSHHSSRKRRCSSKKRSDEENESDSDGRDHQHSQKKHRSQHSSGHGRDKHRHRNGHSSGDKKSRHYLKHDSSSDDEDHNHTSLDKNEKEINDERDELEEGEVCFKVSEGSSGIASGHVSRETSVGALISHERATSQPPGTTSEVPDDLRAKIRAMLMATRL, encoded by the exons ATGTTTGCCAGCAAACATGGTGGCCAGTCAGAGATTATCCTGCGGGTGAAGCAGGGAGATAATCCGACATTTGGTTTCTTGATGCCTGACCATCATCTTCATTCTTACTTCAGATTTCTTGTCGAACACCCAGAGCTTTTGCATTCTGAACATAATGAAAAATCTCAAGGCGAGACGAAAGATGTTCATGGAGAACACCATAATACGAATGGTGTTGGGGGAGCTTTGTCCTTACTTGGTTCTGCATATGGGTCTGGGGAAGAAGAGGATAGTGACTGTAATGCAAATACTGAATATGAGCTGTCCCAGGATAATAGCAATTCTGTCAATAGTCTTGTTTCTCATGGTTCAAAGAAGGTGGAATCCAATGCAGACGTAGCAAAGGATGTGTTGATATCTAGAAATACAACTCCTTCCATTAAAGAGAAGGTTTTCTCAGTGAAGAAAAATTCATCGATCTCTGCATCCAAATCTGGAAATTTAGAAGGCCCAAAGAAGAATGGCAAATCTGGTTCATTTTCTGCTACAGCAGAGAAGACCGGGAGCTCTTCTTTGGGAATTCCTTCTAAGATTGAACCAATAATTTTAGAGCCTCCACCTGAATTGAAGGGCCTGATTGATAAGATTGTTGAATTTGTTACTAGAAATGGGAGACAATTTGAGGCAACTCTTATTGAGCAAGACACAAAGCACGGGAGATTCCCTTTTCTTCTTCCATCTAACCAGTACAATTCTTACTATTTAAAAGTGCTTCAAAGTGCTCAAGAG TCAAAGACAAGTGGTAGGAGTTCTTCTGGTAAGGATGGCCTAGTAGGTCGTGGAGACAGAAAAACCTTTGTACACAAGAAAAATGAATTCTCATCACTGGATTCTGATGTTGGTGACATTCCTCTGGAATCTGACATCAAAGAGAAGTTCAAAATGGTAATAGGCAAACCGAAGAAGGATGTGCAGGAGTCACGATCCAAGGGAACAGAACAAGAATGTGGTGTCGCTATTGATGCTGCAGCTGCAGCTGCTATTCTTCAGGCAGCGATTAAAGGTGTCAATAAGTCAAATTTGAGGATTTCTAACGCTCCCCTGAATGCTCAGAGTGATATCAATCACAGTGAGGGTAATTGGTCTACAAGTCCAATCAGTCTTTATTCCTCCCAAACTGAAAATGCTGATCGGAATGGAAGTCATCAAGTATCTACCCTTGCCCCCAAGACAACTTTGAGAACCTGTCTTGAAGCTTCACGTGACCAAGAGGCACAGTTGACTGAGGAGCAGaaggtgaaagctgagaggcTGAAGAGGGCTAAAATGTTTGTGGCCATGTTGAAAACTGGAGCAGTTCCATTGAAAAATCAAGCATCACGCGAATCATCAGCAGATCCTCTGGAGTTCGGAGCCTCTAAGTCTGCCAATGAGATCAACCTTACTGGCAAAGACGGAGGAGGTATCTCTGCTCCAACAGATGTTAAAAGGACTGCCACAGTTGAAAATCTTGAGAGAATATATTTTGGCGAGGAGCATAGCGAGAGACTGGCAAGAAGAAGGTATAGAGCCAGATCTGGAGGGTGTGACAATACCgatgaagaagaagatggtGATTATGGAGAAAAAAAGAGGCATAACAAGGGTTGCTCAAGATCAAAGTATAGGTCAAGATCTAGAAGACATGAGGATGGAAATGCTGAGGAAATTGATGGGAAGCACTCCAGGAGAAGGTGTCGGTCTCATTCCTCCTATGATGAAAACAATGATGGAGCAAGAAATGAAGAGGACGGGGACCATGCGTGCTCTAAACCGAAGCATCACTCTCGCCATTCACAGAATGAGGATGATGGGCATGTAGTCACATATAAAAAGGTAAAGGATCATAAACAGTCCAGGAAGAAGCATCACTCTCATCATTCCTCCAGAAAGCGACGATGTTCATCCAAGAAACGCTCAGATGAAGAAAATGAAAGTGATAGTGATGGAAGAGACCACCAACACTCTCAGAAAAAGCACCGTTCTCAGCACTCTTCAGGTCATGGTAGGGATAAGCATAGGCATCGAAATGGACATTCTTCTGGAGACAAAAAATCTCGGCACTACCTCAAGCATGATAGTTCTTCAGATGACGAGGATCATAATCATACTAGCTTGgataaaaatgaaaaagaaataAACGATGAAAGAGACGAGTTGGAAGAGGGTGAGGTCTGCTTTAAAGTATCAGAGGGATCTAGTGGAATTGCAAGTGGTCATGTCAGTCGAGAAACTTCTGTCGGTGCACTGATTTCCCATGAAAGGGCCACATCTCAACCCCCTGGAACCACTTCTGAGGTTCCAGATGATTTAAGGGCCAAAATTCGCGCAATGTTGATGGCAACTAGGTTGTGA
- the LOC142526409 gene encoding uncharacterized protein LOC142526409 isoform X1, with protein MDLQVVGRHALLFDDDATADFVNSSRALVEWYSLQIDRYDVRHLLSAPPPPRRRNRNSEHIVPEDTALESQLDHERYLDLPSHSDQPEVEECEKSSNCGGYYAVGYSYGENDYSAGPKKADTEMDFSGFIPPFAVPPNLLQSLPPTEKVHQIIARTAMFASKHGGQSEIILRVKQGDNPTFGFLMPDHHLHSYFRFLVEHPELLHSEHNEKSQGETKDVHGEHHNTNGVGGALSLLGSAYGSGEEEDSDCNANTEYELSQDNSNSVNSLVSHGSKKVESNADVAKDVLISRNTTPSIKEKVFSVKKNSSISASKSGNLEGPKKNGKSGSFSATAEKTGSSSLGIPSKIEPIILEPPPELKGLIDKIVEFVTRNGRQFEATLIEQDTKHGRFPFLLPSNQYNSYYLKVLQSAQESKTSGRSSSGKDGLVGRGDRKTFVHKKNEFSSLDSDVGDIPLESDIKEKFKMVIGKPKKDVQESRSKGTEQECGVAIDAAAAAAILQAAIKGVNKSNLRISNAPLNAQSDINHSEGNWSTSPISLYSSQTENADRNGSHQVSTLAPKTTLRTCLEASRDQEAQLTEEQKVKAERLKRAKMFVAMLKTGAVPLKNQASRESSADPLEFGASKSANEINLTGKDGGGISAPTDVKRTATVENLERIYFGEEHSERLARRRYRARSGGCDNTDEEEDGDYGEKKRHNKGCSRSKYRSRSRRHEDGNAEEIDGKHSRRRCRSHSSYDENNDGARNEEDGDHACSKPKHHSRHSQNEDDGHVVTYKKVKDHKQSRKKHHSHHSSRKRRCSSKKRSDEENESDSDGRDHQHSQKKHRSQHSSGHGRDKHRHRNGHSSGDKKSRHYLKHDSSSDDEDHNHTSLDKNEKEINDERDELEEGEVCFKVSEGSSGIASGHVSRETSVGALISHERATSQPPGTTSEVPDDLRAKIRAMLMATRL; from the exons ATGGATTTACAGGTGGTCGGACGCCACGCTCTGCTGTTCGACGATGATGCCACTGCGGATTTCGTTAACTCCAGTCGGGCCCTTGTCGAGTGGTACTCCCTCCAAATTGACAGATACGACGTCCGGCACCTCCTCTCCGCACCGCCTCCGCCTCGTCGCCGCAATCGAAATTCCGAACATATAGTCCCCGAGGACACGGCTCTTGAATCTCAACTTGATCACGAGCGATATCTCGACCTTCCTTCTCATTCCGATCAACCTG AGGTAGAGGAGTGTGAAAAGTCATCAAATTGCGGAGGCTATTATGCTGTTGGCTACTCTTATGGGGAGAATGATTATTCTGCTGGTCCAAAGAAAGCTGATACTGAGATGGATTTCTCTGGATTTATCCCCCCATTTGCCGTTCCACCGAACCTTCTCCAATCCTTG CCTCCAACAGAGAAGGTGCATCAGATAATAGCAAGAACTGCAATGTTTGCCAGCAAACATGGTGGCCAGTCAGAGATTATCCTGCGGGTGAAGCAGGGAGATAATCCGACATTTGGTTTCTTGATGCCTGACCATCATCTTCATTCTTACTTCAGATTTCTTGTCGAACACCCAGAGCTTTTGCATTCTGAACATAATGAAAAATCTCAAGGCGAGACGAAAGATGTTCATGGAGAACACCATAATACGAATGGTGTTGGGGGAGCTTTGTCCTTACTTGGTTCTGCATATGGGTCTGGGGAAGAAGAGGATAGTGACTGTAATGCAAATACTGAATATGAGCTGTCCCAGGATAATAGCAATTCTGTCAATAGTCTTGTTTCTCATGGTTCAAAGAAGGTGGAATCCAATGCAGACGTAGCAAAGGATGTGTTGATATCTAGAAATACAACTCCTTCCATTAAAGAGAAGGTTTTCTCAGTGAAGAAAAATTCATCGATCTCTGCATCCAAATCTGGAAATTTAGAAGGCCCAAAGAAGAATGGCAAATCTGGTTCATTTTCTGCTACAGCAGAGAAGACCGGGAGCTCTTCTTTGGGAATTCCTTCTAAGATTGAACCAATAATTTTAGAGCCTCCACCTGAATTGAAGGGCCTGATTGATAAGATTGTTGAATTTGTTACTAGAAATGGGAGACAATTTGAGGCAACTCTTATTGAGCAAGACACAAAGCACGGGAGATTCCCTTTTCTTCTTCCATCTAACCAGTACAATTCTTACTATTTAAAAGTGCTTCAAAGTGCTCAAGAG TCAAAGACAAGTGGTAGGAGTTCTTCTGGTAAGGATGGCCTAGTAGGTCGTGGAGACAGAAAAACCTTTGTACACAAGAAAAATGAATTCTCATCACTGGATTCTGATGTTGGTGACATTCCTCTGGAATCTGACATCAAAGAGAAGTTCAAAATGGTAATAGGCAAACCGAAGAAGGATGTGCAGGAGTCACGATCCAAGGGAACAGAACAAGAATGTGGTGTCGCTATTGATGCTGCAGCTGCAGCTGCTATTCTTCAGGCAGCGATTAAAGGTGTCAATAAGTCAAATTTGAGGATTTCTAACGCTCCCCTGAATGCTCAGAGTGATATCAATCACAGTGAGGGTAATTGGTCTACAAGTCCAATCAGTCTTTATTCCTCCCAAACTGAAAATGCTGATCGGAATGGAAGTCATCAAGTATCTACCCTTGCCCCCAAGACAACTTTGAGAACCTGTCTTGAAGCTTCACGTGACCAAGAGGCACAGTTGACTGAGGAGCAGaaggtgaaagctgagaggcTGAAGAGGGCTAAAATGTTTGTGGCCATGTTGAAAACTGGAGCAGTTCCATTGAAAAATCAAGCATCACGCGAATCATCAGCAGATCCTCTGGAGTTCGGAGCCTCTAAGTCTGCCAATGAGATCAACCTTACTGGCAAAGACGGAGGAGGTATCTCTGCTCCAACAGATGTTAAAAGGACTGCCACAGTTGAAAATCTTGAGAGAATATATTTTGGCGAGGAGCATAGCGAGAGACTGGCAAGAAGAAGGTATAGAGCCAGATCTGGAGGGTGTGACAATACCgatgaagaagaagatggtGATTATGGAGAAAAAAAGAGGCATAACAAGGGTTGCTCAAGATCAAAGTATAGGTCAAGATCTAGAAGACATGAGGATGGAAATGCTGAGGAAATTGATGGGAAGCACTCCAGGAGAAGGTGTCGGTCTCATTCCTCCTATGATGAAAACAATGATGGAGCAAGAAATGAAGAGGACGGGGACCATGCGTGCTCTAAACCGAAGCATCACTCTCGCCATTCACAGAATGAGGATGATGGGCATGTAGTCACATATAAAAAGGTAAAGGATCATAAACAGTCCAGGAAGAAGCATCACTCTCATCATTCCTCCAGAAAGCGACGATGTTCATCCAAGAAACGCTCAGATGAAGAAAATGAAAGTGATAGTGATGGAAGAGACCACCAACACTCTCAGAAAAAGCACCGTTCTCAGCACTCTTCAGGTCATGGTAGGGATAAGCATAGGCATCGAAATGGACATTCTTCTGGAGACAAAAAATCTCGGCACTACCTCAAGCATGATAGTTCTTCAGATGACGAGGATCATAATCATACTAGCTTGgataaaaatgaaaaagaaataAACGATGAAAGAGACGAGTTGGAAGAGGGTGAGGTCTGCTTTAAAGTATCAGAGGGATCTAGTGGAATTGCAAGTGGTCATGTCAGTCGAGAAACTTCTGTCGGTGCACTGATTTCCCATGAAAGGGCCACATCTCAACCCCCTGGAACCACTTCTGAGGTTCCAGATGATTTAAGGGCCAAAATTCGCGCAATGTTGATGGCAACTAGGTTGTGA